The following are encoded together in the Lathyrus oleraceus cultivar Zhongwan6 chromosome 3, CAAS_Psat_ZW6_1.0, whole genome shotgun sequence genome:
- the LOC127131189 gene encoding uncharacterized protein LOC127131189, translating into MDLIKVAGLLKIMVGFSQCYEGLVKEFIINIPVDISDKNNKEFCKVFVRARQVKGWPVKNHLSVGKLTVKYAILHKIGATNWVPTNHISTIANTFGRFIFVVGTKVKFDYGRFMFEQIIKHASTNAVKLPIAFPLMICGIILNQHPGIMCSNDLHSRRKPFLYVHYKLFEGSHIEDIVMTSSMKKPTSKVGTIVELNEACKELGEGIRVATARKQSLEALIASLEQAEGENIENANVSHEEEAEAHTSSKRFANNDDTSGSSVSGADEDASSSSTE; encoded by the exons atggacctgataaAGGTTGCTGGGTTGTTGAAGATTATGGTTGGGTTCTCTCAATGCTATGAGGGTTTAGTTAAGGAATTTATTATCAATATTCCTGTGGATATTTCTGATAAGAACAACAaggagttctgcaaggtgtttgtgagGG CTAGGCAGGTGAAAGGTTGGCCTGTTAAAAACCATCTTTCTGTTGGGAAGTTGACTGTCAAGTATGCTATCTTGCATAAAATAGGAGCTACAAATTGGGTCCCTACCAACCATATTTCCACTATTGCTAATACCTTTGGGAGGTTTATTTTTGTTGTTGGAACCAAAGTGAaatttgactatggtagatttatgtttgaacaaatcaTCAAGCATGCATCTACTAATGCAGTTAAGCTACCAATTGCCTTTCCCTTAATGATCTGTGGAATTATCTTGAATCAACACCCTGGTATCATGTGCTCTAATGACTTACATAGTAGAAGAAAACCTTTTCTATATGTGCACTATAAACTGTTTGAAGGTAGTCATATCGaggatattgtcatgacatcttccATGAAAAAGCCAACCTCAAAAGTTGGAACAATTGTTGAGCTTAATGAGGCTTGCAAAGAGTTGGgtgaagggataagggtagcaaccGCTAGAAAACAATCGTTGGAAGCGttgattgcaagcttggagcagGCTGAAGGTGAAAATATTGAAAATGCTAATGTCAGCCATGAAGAAGAAgctgaagcccacacctctagtaAGAGGTTTGCTAACAACGATGACACAAGTGGCAGTTCTGTTTCTGgtgctgatgaagatgcaagctcaAGCTCTACTGAGTAG